Proteins encoded in a region of the Leifsonia sp. PS1209 genome:
- a CDS encoding DUF58 domain-containing protein, with product MPRRARTSSPVRKPRPTVRGWALFAVGVVALVASVALGRTDVLFVGVFLTVLPLAAMISVTVDRPRLTVTRSFHPDIVAAGETATVVTTARNESPRPSPAANWRESAPPAVGVQGQAPFPRLGAHQQNVSHGRDTIVLRQEVRAKHRGSHPVGPLIVSRTDPFGLAYAEYALGQPKQFVVTPRVTALPGGDLDVARSEGTEHELLRHSIPSADELIAREYRPGDPLRRVHWRATARHDKLMVRQEERRSNPEAWLIADTRDVTAPDAEFETLVELVASIGVHLLDEGFVVSVVETGPRQLSGRSGAGRTGTLGAATPTYDVGSADRLLLADLAGIEPSDVPRDDAVAELAAGLRRSGRAVPVFAVLIGGSLNELGALAAVRSMCDPAVAFIGASAPQEVEDVLADAGWLCVPFSGGDDPADSWQRALGRRRAAVNRG from the coding sequence ATGCCGCGGCGCGCCCGAACGTCGTCGCCGGTCAGAAAACCCCGGCCGACCGTACGCGGCTGGGCGCTGTTCGCCGTGGGAGTCGTCGCGCTCGTCGCCTCGGTCGCGCTCGGGCGCACCGACGTGCTGTTCGTCGGCGTGTTCCTCACCGTCCTGCCGCTGGCGGCGATGATCTCGGTGACCGTCGACCGCCCGAGACTCACCGTCACCCGCAGCTTCCACCCGGACATCGTGGCGGCGGGGGAGACCGCGACCGTCGTGACGACGGCCCGCAACGAGTCTCCCCGGCCGAGCCCGGCCGCGAACTGGCGCGAGTCCGCCCCTCCGGCGGTCGGGGTGCAAGGCCAGGCCCCGTTCCCGCGGCTCGGCGCCCACCAGCAGAACGTGAGCCACGGCAGGGACACCATCGTGCTGCGGCAGGAGGTGCGCGCGAAGCACCGGGGATCGCATCCGGTCGGCCCGCTCATCGTCAGCCGTACAGACCCGTTCGGGCTGGCGTACGCCGAGTACGCCCTCGGGCAGCCGAAACAGTTCGTGGTCACCCCGCGGGTGACGGCCCTGCCGGGCGGCGACCTGGATGTGGCACGCAGCGAGGGCACGGAGCACGAGCTGTTGCGCCACAGCATCCCGAGCGCCGACGAGCTGATCGCACGTGAGTACCGGCCGGGCGACCCGCTGCGCCGCGTGCACTGGCGGGCCACGGCACGCCACGACAAGCTCATGGTGCGGCAGGAGGAGCGCCGCAGCAATCCGGAGGCGTGGCTGATCGCGGACACCCGGGACGTCACCGCACCGGATGCGGAGTTCGAGACCCTGGTGGAGCTGGTCGCCTCGATCGGCGTCCACCTCCTCGACGAGGGCTTCGTCGTCAGCGTCGTCGAGACGGGGCCGCGCCAGCTCTCCGGCAGGAGCGGGGCGGGCAGGACCGGCACGCTGGGAGCAGCGACGCCGACCTACGACGTCGGCAGCGCCGACCGGCTGCTGCTCGCCGACCTCGCCGGCATCGAACCGAGCGACGTGCCCCGCGACGACGCGGTCGCCGAACTCGCGGCGGGGCTCCGCCGCTCCGGCCGCGCCGTCCCGGTGTTCGCCGTGCTCATCGGCGGCTCCCTCAACGAGCTCGGGGCGCTGGCCGCCGTCCGCTCGATGTGCGACCCGGCCGTCGCGTTCATCGGGGCGTCCGCGCCGCAGGAGGTCGAGGACGTCCTGGCGGACGCCGGATGGCTCTGCGTGCCGTTCTCGGGAGGGGACGACCCGGCCGACAGCTGGCAGCGCGCCCTCGGGCGGCGCAGGGCGGCGGTGAACCGTGGCTAG
- a CDS encoding DUF3488 and transglutaminase-like domain-containing protein: protein MASEQAFAGAVPMVRERRQGYWRLTTALLIQVVAVSFALVGLIQGAGWWFALVFSAALLLVTGAALRTAGVHRRIVPLLLLAEAAVVMTVAFGRGTGLLGILPTPRTFAAWGDFIDQAMLSIYQQGTPAESLPEFMFLVVGGGCVLAILLDTLAIAFRVPAFTALGVGIVLVVPGALLGDGLDPFALAASAAAFLWLLRCDVRTRRPGTPRPTASLSISAAAVVVALILGGTAPGFDRGGATSFTAGGISIGGTVTPLIDLGKDLRRPAAVRALTYTTTASSGQYLKLASLDQFTGSVWKHRERDTKRLPSGNTIGPVFGLSDTVATTKITTKVEIDNMQSRWLPVPYPVQGVSGLSGTWSWDPDDLTVGAINTTTQGQKYTATSLVLQPTADQLQAAGGFVPASVERDLFLPPDLPSIIASTAISATKGAVSEYDKAVALQDYFRDNGFTYSTQTPLKQGFDGDGGRVIAKFLQVKSGYCVHFASAMALMSRALGIPSRVAEGYLPGATSGGTANNPGQYTVTSDDLHAWPELYFAGVGWVAFEPTVGRGTIPSYTRPDSTPTAVVPGSTSTSTAGSKAIVPTDPANLGSPTGATAPSTLQPVISGVGVALLIVALLLTPAVLRRVRRRNRLRRLTDQWGGASTAWDELRDTARDLGWIVPATETPRAFAVRVASAVAGTPGEDAVRRLLAVRERDAYGPPTRATAVGLGDDLTRVLAALEAQAGAALRLKAALIPVSLIPAAWSPAPNQGRPA, encoded by the coding sequence GTGGCTAGCGAGCAGGCGTTCGCCGGCGCCGTGCCGATGGTGCGGGAGCGACGGCAGGGGTACTGGCGGCTGACGACGGCGCTGCTCATCCAGGTGGTCGCCGTCAGCTTCGCGCTGGTCGGCCTCATCCAGGGCGCGGGCTGGTGGTTCGCTCTGGTGTTCTCGGCCGCCCTGCTCCTCGTCACCGGAGCGGCGCTGCGCACGGCCGGCGTGCACCGACGCATCGTTCCGCTCCTGCTGCTGGCCGAGGCGGCGGTGGTGATGACCGTGGCCTTCGGCAGGGGAACCGGCCTGCTCGGCATCCTCCCGACGCCGCGCACCTTCGCGGCGTGGGGCGACTTCATCGACCAGGCCATGCTGTCGATCTACCAGCAGGGCACCCCGGCGGAGAGCCTGCCGGAGTTCATGTTCCTGGTGGTCGGCGGCGGATGCGTCCTCGCCATCCTGCTCGACACCCTCGCCATCGCGTTCCGGGTGCCCGCGTTCACCGCGCTCGGGGTGGGCATCGTGCTCGTGGTGCCCGGCGCGCTGCTCGGCGACGGGCTCGACCCGTTCGCGCTCGCGGCGTCCGCCGCCGCGTTCCTCTGGCTGCTGCGCTGCGACGTGCGCACTAGGCGGCCGGGGACGCCGCGGCCGACGGCCTCCCTCTCGATCTCGGCGGCCGCGGTGGTGGTCGCGCTCATCCTGGGCGGCACGGCTCCGGGCTTCGACAGGGGCGGCGCGACCTCGTTCACGGCGGGCGGCATCTCGATCGGCGGCACGGTGACGCCGCTGATCGACCTCGGCAAGGATCTGCGCAGACCGGCGGCGGTGCGAGCCCTCACGTACACGACGACGGCGTCGTCCGGGCAGTACCTCAAGCTGGCGTCGCTCGACCAGTTCACCGGGTCGGTCTGGAAGCACAGGGAGCGCGACACCAAACGGCTGCCGAGCGGCAACACGATCGGGCCGGTGTTCGGGCTCTCCGACACGGTCGCGACCACCAAGATCACCACGAAGGTCGAGATCGACAACATGCAGAGCCGCTGGCTGCCCGTGCCGTATCCGGTGCAGGGCGTCTCCGGGCTGAGCGGCACCTGGTCGTGGGATCCGGACGACCTCACCGTGGGAGCGATCAACACCACGACGCAGGGCCAGAAGTACACGGCGACCAGCCTCGTGCTGCAGCCGACGGCCGACCAGCTGCAGGCGGCGGGAGGATTCGTGCCGGCCTCGGTCGAGCGCGACCTGTTCCTCCCTCCCGACCTGCCGTCGATCATCGCCAGCACCGCCATCTCCGCGACCAAGGGCGCGGTGTCCGAGTACGACAAGGCGGTCGCGCTGCAGGACTACTTCCGCGACAACGGCTTCACGTACTCGACGCAGACCCCGCTCAAGCAGGGCTTCGACGGAGACGGCGGGCGGGTGATCGCCAAGTTCCTGCAGGTCAAGAGCGGATACTGCGTGCACTTCGCCTCGGCGATGGCGCTGATGTCCAGGGCGCTCGGCATCCCGTCGAGGGTCGCGGAGGGCTACCTGCCCGGCGCGACCAGTGGAGGAACGGCCAACAACCCTGGTCAGTACACCGTGACCAGCGACGACCTGCACGCCTGGCCGGAGCTGTACTTCGCCGGTGTCGGTTGGGTGGCCTTCGAGCCGACCGTCGGCCGCGGCACCATCCCGAGCTACACCCGGCCGGACAGTACGCCGACCGCCGTCGTTCCCGGTTCCACCTCGACGTCGACGGCCGGCTCCAAGGCGATCGTGCCGACCGACCCGGCGAACCTTGGCAGCCCGACAGGCGCGACGGCGCCGTCCACACTGCAGCCGGTGATCTCGGGCGTCGGCGTCGCACTCCTCATCGTGGCGCTGCTGCTCACCCCGGCCGTGCTGCGCAGGGTGAGACGCAGGAACAGGCTGAGGAGGCTGACCGACCAGTGGGGAGGCGCATCCACCGCCTGGGACGAGCTGCGAGACACCGCGAGGGACCTGGGCTGGATCGTCCCGGCCACCGAGACCCCGCGCGCTTTCGCCGTGCGGGTGGCGTCCGCCGTGGCGGGAACGCCGGGGGAGGACGCTGTGCGCAGGCTGCTGGCCGTCAGGGAACGGGATGCGTACGGGCCGCCCACCCGGGCGACCGCCGTGGGCCTCGGCGACGATCTGACGCGCGTTCTTGCCGCCCTGGAGGCGCAGGCCGGGGCTGCCCTCCGGCTCAAGGCGGCGCTCATTCCTGTGTCTCTCATCCCAGCCGCGTGGTCTCCGGCCCCTAACCAGGGAAGACCCGCGTAA
- a CDS encoding DUF177 domain-containing protein produces the protein MREQRIQLPVAEKMGEGLVSVPEGSTIDLDLRLESMHEGILVTAEAESTAVGVCGRCLIDIEQPVKVDIQELFAYSSDEAFDFEVHDDHVDLEPLIRDAVVLSLPFQPVCRPDCPGLDPESGERLADVPDREATAIVDPRWSALAAFQASDTTESTSSSNREER, from the coding sequence ATGCGCGAGCAGCGCATCCAGCTGCCGGTCGCGGAGAAGATGGGCGAAGGGCTGGTGAGCGTCCCCGAGGGCTCGACCATCGACCTCGACCTCCGGCTCGAGTCGATGCACGAGGGCATTCTGGTGACCGCGGAGGCCGAATCGACGGCCGTCGGGGTCTGCGGACGCTGCCTCATCGACATCGAGCAGCCTGTCAAAGTCGATATCCAGGAACTTTTCGCGTATTCTTCTGACGAAGCTTTTGATTTTGAGGTTCACGACGACCACGTGGATCTTGAACCTCTGATCAGGGACGCGGTAGTGCTGTCACTGCCGTTTCAGCCGGTGTGCCGGCCAGACTGCCCAGGACTCGACCCCGAGTCCGGGGAGCGGCTGGCGGATGTGCCGGACCGCGAAGCCACAGCGATTGTCGATCCTCGATGGTCTGCGCTCGCGGCCTTCCAGGCTTCCGACACCACTGAATCCACCAGCAGCAGTAACAGAGAAGAGAGATAA
- the rpmF gene encoding 50S ribosomal protein L32, whose protein sequence is MAVPKRKKSRANTHARRSQWKAEVPTLVKTVEGGKVTYSLPHRAKVVEDSAGTALFMEYKGRKVADV, encoded by the coding sequence ATGGCTGTTCCGAAGCGGAAGAAGTCACGCGCCAACACGCACGCCCGTCGTTCGCAGTGGAAGGCCGAGGTCCCCACGCTCGTCAAGACCGTCGAGGGCGGCAAGGTCACGTACAGCCTGCCGCACCGCGCCAAGGTCGTCGAGGACTCCGCAGGCACCGCCCTGTTCATGGAGTACAAGGGCCGCAAGGTCGCCGACGTCTGA
- the rnc gene encoding ribonuclease III: protein MTEDSVARTELIEKLGVDIGPELLELALTHRSYAYEHGGIPNNERLEFLGDSILGQAVTVKLFVENPQLDEGDLAKRRASLVSSVALAEVARSIGLGEYLLLGRGENQSGGREKASILADTVEAIIGAAYLHAGGEAATALVLRLIEPLLDDPARFGAAMDPKTSLQEAAAHRGAGIPVYTVTNSGPDHSKTFHATVAVGSLVTASGDGTSKKQAEMAAALSAWTTLTQRRARASRG, encoded by the coding sequence ATGACCGAGGATTCGGTCGCGCGTACAGAACTCATCGAGAAGCTCGGAGTCGATATCGGCCCCGAGCTTCTCGAGCTTGCGCTGACGCACCGCTCGTACGCGTACGAGCACGGCGGCATCCCGAACAACGAGCGTCTCGAGTTCCTCGGGGACTCGATCCTCGGGCAGGCCGTGACGGTCAAGCTGTTCGTGGAGAACCCGCAGCTCGACGAGGGCGACCTCGCGAAGCGGCGCGCCAGCCTCGTCAGCTCCGTCGCCCTCGCAGAGGTGGCGCGCAGCATCGGTCTCGGCGAGTACCTGCTGCTCGGCCGCGGCGAGAACCAGAGCGGCGGCCGCGAGAAGGCCTCCATCCTGGCCGACACGGTCGAGGCGATCATCGGCGCCGCATACCTGCACGCGGGTGGCGAGGCGGCGACGGCACTCGTGCTGCGCCTGATCGAGCCGCTGCTCGACGACCCCGCCCGCTTCGGCGCGGCGATGGACCCCAAGACCAGCCTGCAGGAGGCGGCAGCCCACCGCGGAGCCGGCATCCCGGTCTACACGGTGACCAACAGCGGGCCGGACCACTCCAAGACCTTCCACGCCACGGTCGCCGTCGGCAGCCTCGTCACGGCGAGCGGCGACGGCACGAGCAAGAAGCAGGCCGAGATGGCCGCGGCGCTCAGCGCCTGGACCACCCTCACGCAGCGACGTGCCAGAGCTTCCCGAGGTTGA
- the mutM gene encoding bifunctional DNA-formamidopyrimidine glycosylase/DNA-(apurinic or apyrimidinic site) lyase codes for MPELPEVEVVRAGLAPAVTGATILGVEVFEPRSLKRHDPVAGAFDALLTGRVMETPARRGKFLWIPLAAASASESRSAIVAHLGMSGQILLREPGAVENGLLRIRMHIEQPGYGELWVHFVDQRIFGSMAVDALVPTADGAPGGLGTDEPLVPSQVAHIARDPLDPAFSDAAFAAALSRKNTGIKRALLDQTLISGIGNIYADEALWAAKLHYAQPASSLSRARIRGLLAEVRLVLQKALAEGGTSFDAQYVNVNGASGYFSHSLNAYGQQGKPCPRCGTPIVREQFMNRSSHFCPRCQRLRPARP; via the coding sequence GTGCCAGAGCTTCCCGAGGTTGAGGTCGTCCGGGCGGGCCTGGCGCCCGCCGTCACCGGAGCGACCATCCTCGGCGTCGAAGTCTTCGAGCCGCGGTCTCTGAAACGCCACGACCCGGTCGCCGGTGCGTTCGACGCGCTGCTCACCGGCCGGGTGATGGAGACCCCGGCGCGGCGCGGCAAGTTCTTGTGGATCCCGCTCGCTGCGGCCTCGGCTTCTGAGTCTCGCTCGGCGATCGTCGCGCACCTGGGCATGAGCGGGCAGATCCTCCTGCGGGAGCCTGGCGCCGTCGAGAACGGGCTGCTGCGCATCCGGATGCACATCGAGCAGCCCGGGTACGGCGAGCTGTGGGTGCACTTCGTCGATCAGCGCATCTTCGGCTCGATGGCGGTGGATGCGCTCGTCCCCACCGCAGACGGCGCGCCAGGCGGCCTGGGCACGGACGAGCCGCTCGTGCCGTCGCAGGTCGCCCACATCGCCCGCGACCCGCTCGACCCCGCCTTCTCGGATGCGGCGTTCGCCGCCGCCCTGTCCCGGAAGAATACCGGCATCAAGCGCGCGCTGCTCGACCAGACCCTGATCAGCGGCATCGGCAACATCTACGCGGACGAGGCCCTCTGGGCGGCGAAGCTGCACTACGCGCAGCCGGCGTCGTCGCTCTCGCGGGCGCGCATCCGGGGCCTGTTGGCGGAGGTGCGCCTGGTGCTGCAGAAGGCGCTGGCGGAGGGCGGCACCAGCTTCGACGCCCAGTACGTCAACGTCAACGGCGCCTCCGGCTACTTCTCGCACAGCCTCAACGCGTACGGCCAGCAGGGCAAGCCGTGCCCGCGCTGCGGCACGCCGATCGTGCGCGAGCAGTTCATGAACCGCTCCTCCCACTTCTGCCCCCGCTGCCAGCGCCTGCGCCCCGCGCGCCCCTGA
- a CDS encoding GNAT family N-acetyltransferase yields MLGDGHVTIVRIPLPGRLGTPESAAFEELVSVMNGIAVSLWGNDDFVYTAEAELASFRAQEFHEKLLFAAVLDGAVVGRVVADFPLEEDAVTATLLVDVAPAVRGRGIGSALLAKGEELAADGGRTAVSAYTEHPAATIPPGGDVVRASAGSSGLPADSPDVRFALSHGYRLGQIERSSELALPLDPGRAAALLADAVDHSRDYRTISWWRHAPDELASAFSALKERMTVDVPHSGIALDDEAWTPERVRRHEDELIERGEPLLVTVAQHIPSGELAAYTEIAVPDDGGKAEQYDTLVAAAHRGKRLGTLVKLENLRRLADLAPRIHRLLTWNADENAPMLAVNDAFGFRPHALTGNWQKTLR; encoded by the coding sequence ATGCTCGGTGACGGCCACGTCACGATCGTGCGGATCCCCCTGCCGGGGCGTCTCGGCACTCCCGAATCCGCGGCCTTCGAAGAACTGGTGTCCGTGATGAACGGGATCGCCGTCTCGCTCTGGGGTAACGACGATTTCGTGTACACCGCCGAGGCGGAGCTGGCGTCGTTCCGCGCGCAGGAGTTCCACGAGAAGCTGCTCTTCGCCGCGGTGCTCGACGGCGCCGTCGTCGGGCGTGTCGTCGCCGACTTCCCGCTGGAGGAGGACGCGGTGACGGCCACGCTGCTCGTCGACGTCGCCCCCGCCGTGCGCGGCCGCGGGATCGGGTCGGCGCTCCTGGCGAAGGGCGAGGAGCTGGCGGCGGACGGCGGGAGGACGGCGGTGTCCGCGTACACCGAACATCCGGCTGCCACGATCCCGCCGGGCGGCGACGTCGTGCGCGCCTCCGCGGGAAGCAGCGGGCTGCCGGCGGACTCCCCCGACGTGCGCTTCGCCCTCTCCCACGGCTACCGGCTCGGCCAGATCGAACGGTCGAGCGAGCTGGCGCTCCCGCTCGACCCCGGTCGCGCCGCCGCCCTGCTGGCGGACGCCGTCGACCACTCGCGCGACTACCGCACGATCAGCTGGTGGCGGCACGCCCCGGACGAGCTGGCCTCCGCCTTCTCCGCTCTCAAAGAACGGATGACGGTCGACGTGCCGCACTCCGGGATCGCCCTCGACGACGAAGCCTGGACCCCGGAGCGGGTCCGCCGCCACGAGGACGAGCTGATCGAGCGCGGAGAGCCGCTGCTCGTCACGGTGGCCCAGCACATCCCGAGCGGCGAGCTGGCCGCGTACACGGAGATCGCGGTGCCGGACGACGGAGGCAAGGCGGAGCAGTACGACACGCTGGTGGCCGCCGCGCACCGCGGGAAGCGGCTCGGCACGCTGGTGAAACTCGAGAACCTGCGCAGGCTGGCCGACCTGGCCCCGCGCATCCACCGGCTGCTCACCTGGAACGCCGACGAGAACGCGCCGATGCTCGCGGTCAACGACGCCTTCGGCTTCCGCCCCCACGCCCTCACCGGCAACTGGCAGAAGACGCTGCGCTAG
- a CDS encoding branched-chain amino acid ABC transporter substrate-binding protein — MLRKKVIIGAAVAASAALFLAGCANQASTGGSTNSSSKVNIPAITSIDTPKDAVLPAGDGKATCAAGLTIGYVGAETGPNAQLGINIYNGIQLAINQHNEANKGCQVGFKKFDTEGDPNKATGPVTQAVNEADIVGVIGLPFSGESKATGNIFEQQGLVHITPSATNPDLTKNGWTTFFRGLGNDAVQGPAAAKFLTGKLEAKKVYLVQDDSDYGIGLATTTSKALGDALVGTDKVTTGQKDFSAVVSKIINAKPDAVYYSGYYAEGAPFDQQLVAKGFEGTFVAPDGVKDDQFIKLAGDASSNAYFTCPCIPGELIPDFEKAYKTLASAEPGTYSIEGYDAATVLLSGIDQGKTTRADLKDFVKSYDKDGLSKHYKWDSTGELQAPTVYGYKVEGGKIVPIGTIG; from the coding sequence ATGCTACGAAAGAAAGTCATCATCGGTGCGGCTGTTGCAGCGTCAGCCGCGCTGTTCCTGGCGGGGTGCGCCAATCAGGCGTCCACGGGTGGATCGACAAACTCGAGTTCGAAGGTCAACATTCCGGCCATCACCTCGATCGACACCCCGAAGGACGCCGTGCTCCCTGCCGGTGACGGAAAGGCGACCTGTGCCGCTGGGCTGACCATCGGCTATGTCGGAGCGGAGACGGGCCCGAACGCCCAGCTCGGTATCAACATCTACAACGGCATCCAGCTGGCGATCAACCAGCACAACGAGGCCAACAAGGGCTGCCAGGTCGGCTTCAAGAAGTTCGACACGGAGGGCGACCCGAACAAGGCCACCGGCCCCGTCACGCAGGCCGTCAACGAGGCGGACATCGTCGGCGTCATCGGCCTCCCGTTCTCGGGTGAGTCCAAGGCGACCGGCAACATCTTCGAGCAGCAGGGGCTGGTGCACATCACCCCGTCCGCGACCAACCCCGACCTGACGAAGAACGGTTGGACGACCTTCTTCCGTGGCCTCGGCAACGACGCGGTGCAGGGTCCTGCCGCCGCGAAGTTCCTCACGGGCAAGCTGGAAGCCAAGAAGGTGTACCTGGTCCAGGACGACTCCGACTACGGCATCGGCCTCGCGACCACCACCTCGAAGGCTCTCGGCGACGCGCTCGTCGGAACCGACAAGGTGACCACCGGCCAGAAGGACTTCTCGGCCGTCGTCTCGAAGATCATCAACGCCAAGCCGGATGCGGTCTACTACTCGGGCTACTACGCCGAGGGTGCTCCGTTCGACCAGCAGCTGGTCGCGAAGGGCTTCGAGGGAACGTTCGTCGCACCGGACGGCGTGAAGGACGACCAGTTCATCAAGCTGGCCGGCGACGCATCCAGCAACGCGTACTTCACCTGCCCCTGCATCCCCGGCGAGCTGATCCCGGACTTCGAGAAGGCGTACAAGACGCTCGCGAGCGCCGAGCCCGGCACGTACTCCATCGAGGGCTACGACGCGGCGACCGTGCTCCTGTCCGGCATCGACCAGGGCAAGACCACCCGTGCCGACCTCAAGGACTTCGTGAAGTCCTACGACAAGGACGGGCTGAGCAAGCACTACAAGTGGGACTCCACGGGTGAGCTGCAGGCGCCGACCGTCTACGGGTACAAGGTCGAGGGCGGCAAGATCGTCCCGATCGGAACCATCGGATAG
- a CDS encoding branched-chain amino acid ABC transporter permease, with protein MLETLVLHPVIDNSWINFDVPSLIQNFWGATFDGLTFGAIYGLIAVGYTLVYGVLNLINFAHSEVFIVGAYGVVITLTSLGFGPSIPNLSLAAIIGDLLLALLVGMVASAVTAFLLERIAYRPLRRRNAPRLAFLITAIGASFAIQSLIFVIRGANAEPAVTMFKPIPVFDVFGTIINSQSIIIVVAAVVLMILTDMFIRRTRTGRGIRAVAQDPDTATLMGVNKERIIVITFVLGGILAGAAALFYVMLVPSGVIYTGGFVLGIKAFAAAVLGGIGNVRGALLGGLLLGLIGNYGQILLGDSQWTDVIAFVVLVLVLLVKPTGILGTSLGRSRA; from the coding sequence ATGCTCGAAACCCTTGTCCTCCACCCGGTCATCGACAACTCCTGGATCAACTTCGATGTCCCTTCCCTAATACAGAACTTCTGGGGCGCGACCTTCGACGGACTCACGTTCGGGGCCATCTACGGCCTCATCGCCGTCGGGTACACGCTCGTCTACGGTGTGCTGAACCTGATCAACTTCGCGCACTCCGAGGTGTTCATCGTCGGCGCGTACGGCGTCGTCATCACCCTCACCTCGCTGGGCTTCGGCCCCTCCATCCCGAACCTGTCGCTCGCGGCGATCATCGGTGACCTCCTCCTCGCCCTGCTCGTCGGCATGGTGGCGTCCGCGGTCACCGCTTTCCTGCTCGAACGGATCGCATACCGGCCGTTGCGAAGACGCAATGCGCCACGATTGGCGTTCCTCATCACCGCCATCGGCGCGTCGTTCGCCATCCAGTCGCTGATCTTCGTGATCCGCGGCGCGAACGCCGAGCCTGCGGTGACGATGTTCAAGCCGATCCCGGTGTTCGACGTGTTCGGCACCATCATCAACAGCCAGTCGATCATCATCGTGGTGGCCGCTGTCGTGCTGATGATCCTGACCGACATGTTCATCCGGCGCACCCGCACCGGCCGCGGCATCCGCGCCGTGGCCCAGGACCCGGACACCGCGACCCTGATGGGCGTGAACAAGGAACGGATCATCGTGATCACGTTCGTGCTCGGCGGCATCCTCGCCGGTGCAGCTGCCCTGTTCTACGTGATGCTCGTGCCATCCGGTGTCATATACACGGGCGGCTTCGTGCTCGGCATCAAGGCGTTCGCCGCCGCGGTGCTCGGCGGCATCGGCAACGTGCGCGGAGCGCTTCTGGGTGGACTTCTGCTCGGATTGATCGGAAACTACGGACAGATCCTGTTGGGCGACTCCCAGTGGACAGACGTCATCGCCTTCGTGGTGCTGGTGCTGGTGCTGCTGGTCAAGCCGACAGGAATCCTCGGTACCTCACTGGGGAGGAGCAGAGCATGA
- a CDS encoding branched-chain amino acid ABC transporter permease produces the protein MSTSDGPRVLPDARSEQALDAAEAKRKRGGPLQGFRDRWNGLPRQIQWLWMLIVVALAFALPYLNFFPLTTEPGNDWPLACFAMAVYALIAVGLNVVVGYAGLLDLGYVAFFAVGSYTAAMLTSPDSPFLKIPYLWTIPVAMAVAMIFGVVLGVPTLRLRGDYLAIVTLGFGEIVRILATIIPALKGQVGFQNVGHPPGEDAKGIPIFSNSNGIPWYWLTLTIIIIVLLLVGNMERSRVGRAWIAIREDEDAAEIMGVPTFKYKVWAFAIGAAVGGLSGALFAGQVGFVNNQKFDVQTSILFLAAVVLGGTGNKVGALLGGAIVAYIPLRFTAIADYKYLIFGVALVVLMIFRAKGLVPAKQRLLAYGRNAYRYLVSKPAPPATGSTPRTPSAPTTPPATPNGGAS, from the coding sequence ATGAGCACGTCAGACGGACCCCGGGTGCTCCCGGATGCGCGCAGCGAGCAGGCACTGGATGCTGCGGAGGCCAAGCGCAAGAGAGGCGGGCCCCTCCAGGGCTTCCGCGACCGCTGGAACGGGCTGCCACGCCAGATCCAGTGGCTGTGGATGCTCATCGTGGTGGCTCTCGCCTTCGCCCTTCCGTACCTGAACTTCTTCCCGCTGACCACGGAGCCGGGCAACGACTGGCCGCTGGCCTGTTTCGCGATGGCCGTGTACGCGCTGATCGCCGTCGGCCTGAACGTGGTTGTCGGCTACGCCGGTCTGCTCGACCTCGGCTACGTGGCGTTCTTCGCGGTCGGGTCGTACACCGCGGCGATGCTGACCAGCCCGGACTCGCCGTTCCTCAAGATCCCGTACCTCTGGACGATTCCGGTGGCGATGGCGGTCGCGATGATCTTCGGCGTCGTGCTCGGTGTTCCGACGCTGCGCCTGCGCGGTGACTACCTCGCCATCGTGACGCTCGGCTTCGGTGAGATCGTGCGCATCCTGGCCACGATCATCCCGGCGCTGAAGGGTCAGGTCGGCTTCCAGAACGTCGGGCACCCGCCGGGAGAGGATGCCAAGGGCATCCCGATCTTCTCGAACTCGAACGGCATCCCGTGGTACTGGCTGACGCTGACGATCATCATCATCGTGCTGCTGCTGGTCGGCAACATGGAGCGCAGCCGCGTCGGCCGGGCCTGGATCGCGATCCGCGAGGACGAGGACGCCGCAGAGATCATGGGCGTCCCGACCTTCAAGTACAAGGTGTGGGCGTTCGCGATCGGCGCGGCGGTCGGCGGTCTCTCCGGAGCGCTGTTCGCCGGTCAGGTCGGCTTCGTGAACAATCAGAAGTTCGACGTGCAGACCTCGATCCTGTTCCTCGCCGCCGTGGTCCTCGGCGGTACGGGCAACAAGGTGGGGGCCCTGCTCGGTGGTGCGATCGTGGCGTACATCCCGCTGCGCTTCACCGCCATCGCCGACTACAAGTACCTGATCTTCGGCGTCGCCCTGGTGGTGCTGATGATCTTCCGGGCGAAGGGTCTCGTGCCCGCCAAGCAGCGCCTGCTCGCCTACGGCCGCAACGCATACCGGTATCTGGTGAGCAAACCGGCGCCCCCGGCGACGGGTAGCACACCGCGGACGCCGAGCGCGCCGACCACACCGCCAGCAACGCCGAACGGAGGCGCATCATGA